The proteins below are encoded in one region of Saccopteryx leptura isolate mSacLep1 chromosome 1, mSacLep1_pri_phased_curated, whole genome shotgun sequence:
- the LOC136387897 gene encoding mammaglobin-A-like, with protein MKLLPVLVLTALPFYCYAGVHASGTEQLLHAFIPSSGCTLVTQVINQAIDPQVSEKQYIEYIREFIPDAETEESVKQAKQCFLQQSEETLTNAQVMVETIYNSVWCKPY; from the exons ATGAAGCTGCTCCCAGTCCTCGTGCTCACTGCCCTCCCCTTTTACTGCTACGCAG GAGTTCATGCCTCTGGGACTGAGCAGCTTTTGCACGCTTTCATCCCAAGTTCTGGCTGCACACTTGTAACCCAGGTGATCAATCAGGCAATTGACCCTCAAGTGAGCGAGAAACAATACATTGAATATATCAGAGAGTTCATACCGGATGCAGAAACAGAAGAGTCCGTAAAACAAGCGAAGCAGTGCTTTCTCCAGCAGAGTGAAGAAACTCTGACAAATGCCCAAGTGATGGTGGAAA CAATATACAATAGTGTTTGGTGTAAGCCATATTAA